The Prochlorococcus marinus str. MIT 9301 genome window below encodes:
- a CDS encoding chlorophyll a/b-binding protein, which translates to MNSKEEQTNSEVTNLENESFIEQQKEPNNINEQIGDNQLDEKSIEIKDEYKFGWSSYSEKTNGRFAMIGFLSIILIELFSKQSFLKWAGIL; encoded by the coding sequence ATGAATTCGAAAGAAGAACAAACTAACTCAGAAGTCACTAATCTAGAGAATGAGAGTTTTATCGAACAGCAGAAAGAACCAAATAATATCAATGAACAAATTGGAGATAATCAATTAGATGAAAAATCGATAGAAATTAAAGATGAATATAAATTTGGATGGAGTAGTTATTCTGAAAAAACTAATGGAAGATTTGCAATGATTGGCTTTCTTTCAATAATATTGATTGAACTATTTAGTAAACAATCGTTTTTAAAATGGGCAGGAATCCTATAA
- a CDS encoding ABC transporter ATP-binding protein/permease — protein sequence MNKAVNNKSKILYQLQKLRKLSQPFFLPIDQCNGFQFIWLLISLLFCVGGVVLVGLTGIISFFESFQPIFLEKYFGGVVSTVNSIWSGSWGLLFSTLFLIGSGSFFSLRRQLKNRRWLHWLFLAIIVLMLLAVNGINAGIGFIARDLTNALVEKQEDGFYRILGIYACCFAVALPIRVSQIFFTYKLGIIWREWLSKSLVKDYMTNKAYYQLNPNDEEQTDVDNPDQRITDDTRAFTGQSLSFTLGIFDALLTFSLNILILWSISTTLTFSLFGYAAFATSILLIAGKNLVKIDFDQLRYEADFRYGLVHIRDNAESIAFYSGESPEQSETERRLGEVVRNFNLLIIWRVIIDVMRRSINYAGNFFPYLIMAIPYFKGDIDYGRFIQASFAFGMVEGSLFFIVNQIEELAKFTAGIGRLEGFQSKVESISQTNPTSNQNVISDYPSILINNADLCPPGSKKTIIKNLNLSINNNQSLLVVGPSGCGKTSLLRMISGLWEPDQGVIKKPKIGELLFIPQKPYMLLGSLREQLCYPTEVKKFSDEHLTSVLHEVNLKTLVDRYPNLDIKQDWPRILSLGEQQRLAFARLLLNSPRFAVLDEATSALDINTEKKLYSLLKERELSLISVGHRPSLKDFHENVLELNGNGDWKLLTSDKYNFKD from the coding sequence ATGAATAAAGCAGTTAATAATAAATCCAAAATACTGTACCAATTGCAAAAATTAAGGAAGCTATCTCAGCCTTTTTTTCTTCCCATAGATCAATGTAATGGATTCCAATTCATATGGCTTTTGATTTCGCTTTTATTTTGTGTTGGTGGAGTAGTACTTGTAGGTCTTACAGGAATAATAAGTTTTTTTGAAAGCTTTCAACCAATTTTTCTTGAAAAGTATTTCGGAGGTGTAGTAAGTACTGTCAATTCAATTTGGTCTGGGAGTTGGGGATTGCTTTTCTCTACATTATTTCTAATTGGATCAGGAAGCTTTTTTAGCTTAAGACGTCAATTAAAAAACCGTAGATGGTTACATTGGTTATTCCTTGCGATAATTGTATTAATGCTTTTAGCTGTAAACGGAATAAACGCAGGTATTGGATTCATCGCAAGAGATTTAACAAATGCTTTAGTAGAAAAACAAGAGGATGGATTTTATCGGATATTGGGAATTTACGCTTGTTGTTTCGCTGTGGCTCTACCAATACGGGTTTCCCAAATATTTTTTACATATAAGTTAGGAATAATTTGGAGAGAATGGCTTTCAAAAAGTCTAGTCAAAGATTATATGACTAATAAAGCTTATTACCAGTTAAATCCCAATGATGAAGAACAAACCGATGTAGATAATCCCGATCAAAGAATCACAGATGATACCCGAGCTTTTACCGGGCAAAGTCTCTCTTTCACATTAGGTATTTTTGATGCCTTACTAACATTTTCACTCAATATTCTTATTTTATGGAGTATTAGTACAACACTTACTTTTTCTTTATTTGGTTACGCCGCATTTGCAACTTCTATACTCTTAATTGCTGGAAAAAATCTTGTAAAGATTGACTTTGATCAACTCAGATATGAAGCAGATTTTCGATATGGCTTAGTACATATTCGAGATAATGCTGAATCAATTGCCTTTTACTCTGGGGAGAGTCCTGAGCAAAGTGAAACTGAAAGACGATTAGGAGAAGTGGTGAGAAACTTTAATTTATTGATTATATGGAGAGTAATTATAGACGTAATGAGAAGATCCATTAATTATGCTGGAAATTTCTTTCCATATTTAATAATGGCAATCCCTTACTTTAAAGGTGATATTGATTATGGACGCTTTATTCAGGCAAGCTTTGCATTTGGAATGGTTGAAGGTTCGTTATTTTTCATTGTTAATCAAATCGAAGAACTTGCAAAATTTACTGCTGGTATTGGCAGATTAGAAGGATTCCAATCAAAAGTTGAATCCATTAGTCAAACCAACCCAACCAGCAATCAAAACGTTATTTCAGATTACCCCTCAATTCTTATTAATAATGCTGACCTTTGTCCACCAGGATCAAAAAAAACAATAATTAAAAATTTAAATTTGAGCATCAACAATAATCAATCACTTTTGGTAGTAGGACCATCTGGATGCGGGAAAACATCTTTACTAAGAATGATTAGTGGTTTATGGGAACCTGATCAGGGTGTAATTAAAAAACCAAAAATTGGGGAATTATTATTCATACCTCAAAAACCATATATGCTACTTGGTTCTTTAAGGGAACAATTATGTTATCCCACAGAAGTAAAGAAATTTAGTGATGAACATCTTACTTCTGTACTTCATGAAGTAAATTTAAAAACTTTGGTGGATCGGTATCCTAATCTTGATATCAAACAAGATTGGCCACGAATTCTTTCCTTAGGCGAGCAACAAAGATTGGCTTTTGCAAGACTATTACTAAATTCTCCAAGATTTGCAGTACTTGATGAAGCAACAAGTGCTTTAGATATTAATACTGAAAAAAAACTATATAGTTTACTTAAGGAAAGAGAACTTTCTCTTATTAGTGTTGGACATAGACCAAGCTTGAAAGATTTTCACGAGAATGTTTTAGAATTAAATGGAAACGGAGACTGGAAATTATTGACGTCTGATAAGTATAATTTTAAGGATTAA
- a CDS encoding histidine triad nucleotide-binding protein, with the protein MTETTIFQKIINEEIPCDKLYEDEFCIAFNDIQAQAPVHFLVIPKKPIISLLECIEQDANLLGHLLFVGSKIAKSKNLTNWRTVINTGAESGQTVFHLHIHFLSGRKMNWPPG; encoded by the coding sequence ATGACTGAAACAACAATATTTCAAAAAATCATTAATGAAGAAATACCCTGCGATAAGCTTTATGAAGATGAGTTTTGTATTGCGTTTAATGATATCCAGGCACAAGCTCCAGTACATTTTTTAGTTATTCCTAAAAAGCCAATAATCAGTTTATTAGAGTGTATTGAGCAAGATGCAAATTTATTAGGGCATTTACTTTTTGTTGGAAGCAAAATAGCTAAATCAAAAAATTTAACTAATTGGAGAACAGTAATTAACACTGGAGCAGAATCTGGACAAACAGTTTTTCATTTACATATTCATTTTTTATCTGGAAGAAAAATGAATTGGCCTCCGGGTTAA
- the def gene encoding peptide deformylase has product MANHFSQLAKKSRTNGNAEKIAKEQPGKPSLDIYKLGDDVLRQNSKRITKVDESIRKLAREMLQSMYAAKGIGLAAPQIGINKELLVIDVNFEDSAAEPLILINPEITDFGTTLNSYEEGCLSIPGVYLNVVRPSTIKLKFRDEMGRPRKMKADGLLARCIQHEMDHLNGILFVDRVTSKDDLNKELLKEGFNEKDVISIN; this is encoded by the coding sequence GTGGCAAACCATTTTTCACAACTTGCAAAAAAGTCAAGAACAAATGGAAACGCAGAAAAAATTGCAAAAGAACAACCAGGTAAGCCGTCTCTAGACATTTATAAACTTGGTGATGATGTATTAAGACAAAATTCCAAAAGAATAACTAAAGTTGACGAATCGATTAGAAAACTTGCTAGAGAAATGCTTCAAAGCATGTATGCAGCTAAAGGAATTGGACTTGCTGCACCTCAAATTGGAATCAACAAAGAGCTTCTTGTCATAGACGTAAATTTTGAAGATTCAGCAGCAGAACCTTTAATATTAATCAATCCAGAAATTACAGACTTTGGAACAACCCTTAATTCATATGAAGAAGGCTGCTTGAGTATACCTGGCGTCTATTTGAATGTAGTAAGACCATCAACTATAAAATTAAAATTTAGAGATGAAATGGGACGGCCACGTAAAATGAAAGCAGATGGACTTTTAGCGAGGTGTATTCAACACGAAATGGATCACTTAAACGGAATATTATTTGTAGATAGAGTTACATCAAAAGATGATTTGAACAAAGAACTTTTAAAAGAAGGATTTAACGAAAAAGACGTTATCTCAATTAATTAA
- a CDS encoding alpha/beta hydrolase family protein — translation MSNDDQLKVRQSVSKKKSFKELTIVRDIIFWIDLVGEGQNENAIFARPFNEKRAFPQKLTSKKYNIKNNFHGYGGKSYKCIYLKNNFYLIWIDQITNAVWFQIFKEVASNYKSQKRYLDSVQEPRQLSKSIDGNFDSSFVISQKNFLYGICEINNRDYLFSLNLKKTKQDIYRIKKFKNFAGELSSNTSINLLSWVEWDSPYMPWEKNDLCFAQIGLDGEITKIKKFSDKLINAKKKVSFFQPYWISETLLVCSEDSSGWWNLLFLDASKIENIFIKKRVERNFVEYGVPQWVSGITFFSGDIEDLFCLAKKENNLVVEQYKDLQFVKEFSTPFTSISDFSVFEKKVVLKGYGSDFLGNLLEIDCKKEVLSNVFEEINSEYIKDCSKPESFWFKGFEDKSTHSFLYRPLVEKFRKPPLFVRAHSGPTSFFDGSYNSEVQYWTSKGFFVAEVNYGGSSGFGKAYRERLNYKWGIVDSYDCKALALELIKSNQVDSEKVVIFGNSAGGLTALNCLLYGSIFKAAICKYPVIDLKDMHYNTHRFEKDYLNSLVGNFEKNHNDYLNRSPINHINKIKKPILLFHGKKDIVISYKQTLKIQEILIQNNKYSEVIFFDNEGHGFRNIENKEVVMQKSQEFLRNALNI, via the coding sequence ATGAGTAATGATGATCAATTAAAAGTTAGGCAAAGTGTATCTAAAAAAAAATCTTTTAAGGAATTAACTATTGTTAGGGATATCATTTTTTGGATTGATCTTGTTGGCGAAGGTCAAAATGAAAATGCGATTTTTGCAAGACCATTTAATGAAAAAAGGGCGTTTCCTCAGAAATTAACAAGTAAAAAATATAATATTAAAAATAACTTTCATGGATATGGTGGTAAATCTTATAAATGTATATATTTAAAAAATAATTTTTATTTGATATGGATAGATCAGATTACCAACGCAGTATGGTTTCAAATTTTTAAAGAGGTAGCATCAAATTATAAAAGTCAAAAAAGATATCTCGATTCAGTTCAAGAACCTAGACAACTATCTAAATCAATTGATGGAAATTTCGATTCTTCATTTGTTATTTCTCAAAAAAATTTTTTGTATGGTATTTGCGAAATTAATAATAGAGATTACTTATTTTCTTTAAACTTAAAAAAAACTAAACAAGATATTTACCGAATTAAAAAATTTAAAAATTTCGCTGGAGAATTATCTTCCAATACTTCTATTAACTTACTTTCTTGGGTCGAGTGGGATTCTCCATACATGCCCTGGGAGAAAAATGATCTTTGTTTTGCTCAAATTGGCTTAGATGGAGAGATAACAAAAATAAAAAAATTCTCAGATAAGCTGATTAATGCTAAAAAAAAAGTTTCTTTTTTTCAACCTTATTGGATAAGTGAAACTCTTTTAGTATGTTCTGAAGATAGTTCTGGATGGTGGAACTTATTGTTTTTAGATGCTAGTAAAATTGAGAATATTTTTATTAAAAAAAGAGTAGAGAGAAATTTTGTTGAATATGGAGTACCTCAGTGGGTCTCAGGAATAACATTTTTTTCAGGGGATATAGAAGATTTATTTTGTTTAGCAAAAAAAGAAAATAATTTAGTAGTTGAACAATATAAAGATCTTCAATTCGTTAAAGAATTTTCTACTCCTTTTACTTCAATAAGTGATTTTAGTGTTTTTGAAAAGAAAGTAGTTTTGAAAGGTTATGGATCTGATTTTCTTGGAAATTTACTTGAAATTGATTGTAAAAAGGAAGTTTTATCAAATGTTTTTGAGGAAATAAATTCTGAATATATAAAAGATTGTTCAAAACCCGAATCTTTTTGGTTTAAAGGTTTTGAAGATAAATCTACTCATTCTTTTTTATATCGGCCGCTTGTTGAAAAATTTAGAAAACCACCGCTTTTTGTTAGAGCTCATAGTGGACCAACTTCATTTTTTGATGGATCATATAATTCTGAAGTTCAATATTGGACGTCGAAGGGTTTTTTTGTTGCTGAAGTCAATTATGGAGGATCATCAGGATTTGGCAAAGCATATAGAGAGAGGTTGAACTATAAATGGGGTATTGTTGATTCTTATGATTGCAAAGCACTAGCTCTTGAATTGATTAAATCAAATCAAGTAGATAGTGAAAAAGTGGTAATTTTTGGGAATAGTGCCGGTGGGTTAACTGCCCTGAATTGTTTATTATATGGGTCTATTTTTAAAGCAGCAATTTGTAAATATCCTGTTATTGATTTGAAGGATATGCATTACAACACTCATAGGTTTGAAAAAGATTATTTAAATTCTTTGGTAGGAAATTTTGAAAAAAATCATAATGACTATTTAAATAGATCACCGATAAATCATATTAACAAAATAAAAAAACCTATCTTATTGTTTCATGGAAAAAAAGATATAGTTATTTCTTATAAACAAACTTTAAAAATTCAAGAAATTTTGATTCAGAATAATAAATATTCAGAAGTTATTTTTTTTGATAATGAAGGGCATGGGTTTAGAAATATTGAAAATAAAGAAGTAGTAATGCAAAAATCTCAGGAATTTTTAAGAAATGCTTTGAATATTTAA
- a CDS encoding aminotransferase class V-fold PLP-dependent enzyme → MDTIQNFPEITKKDFPLLNKNLKSSEQIIYLDHAATTQKPIQVLEKINEYYRNFNANVHRGAHQLSAKATEEFENSRYLISKFIKANSTKEIIFTRNATEAINLAARSWGESSLKENDEILLSIMEHHSNIVPWQMVAAKNNCKLKFIGIDKNGKLDLDDFKSKLTSRTKLVSLVHISNTLGCCNPIKEITKLAKQKGSLVLIDACQSLAHQKLDVNDLNIDFLAGSGHKLCGPTGIGFLWSRKEILEKIPPLFGGGEMIQDVFEETSTWADLPHKFEAGTPAIAEAIGLAEAINYINTIGLSEIHEYEKNITKYLFEKLSAIENVEIIGPSPEIDPERASLATFYVKNIHSNDIAEILDSKGICIRSGHHCCQPLHRYIGIKSTARISMNFTTNKEEIDMFIEKLKDTIDFLKINS, encoded by the coding sequence ATGGATACAATTCAAAATTTTCCTGAAATAACAAAGAAGGACTTTCCCCTTTTAAATAAGAACTTAAAAAGTAGTGAGCAAATTATTTATTTAGACCATGCTGCAACTACTCAAAAACCAATTCAAGTTTTAGAAAAAATTAATGAATACTATAGAAACTTTAATGCCAATGTACATAGAGGTGCACATCAATTAAGTGCTAAAGCGACAGAAGAATTTGAAAATTCAAGATATTTAATTAGCAAATTTATAAAAGCGAATTCTACAAAAGAAATTATTTTCACAAGAAATGCTACTGAGGCAATCAATCTAGCTGCTAGATCATGGGGCGAATCTTCATTAAAAGAAAACGATGAAATTCTCTTATCAATAATGGAACATCATAGCAATATTGTTCCATGGCAAATGGTTGCAGCAAAAAATAATTGCAAATTAAAATTTATAGGTATAGATAAAAATGGGAAATTAGATTTAGACGATTTTAAATCAAAACTAACATCTAGAACTAAGCTTGTTAGCCTTGTACATATTAGTAATACTCTAGGTTGCTGTAATCCCATCAAAGAGATCACTAAATTAGCTAAACAAAAAGGTTCTTTAGTTTTAATAGATGCATGTCAAAGTTTGGCCCATCAAAAACTAGATGTTAATGATCTTAATATAGATTTTTTAGCGGGATCAGGACATAAACTTTGCGGTCCTACAGGTATTGGCTTCCTCTGGTCAAGAAAAGAAATCCTAGAAAAAATTCCTCCTCTCTTTGGAGGTGGCGAAATGATACAAGATGTGTTTGAAGAGACAAGTACTTGGGCAGATTTACCACATAAATTTGAAGCTGGAACTCCAGCCATTGCAGAAGCAATAGGTCTTGCAGAAGCAATTAACTATATAAACACTATTGGATTGAGTGAAATTCATGAATATGAAAAGAATATTACTAAATATTTATTTGAAAAATTAAGTGCAATAGAAAATGTTGAAATCATAGGTCCATCACCCGAAATAGATCCAGAAAGAGCATCACTTGCCACTTTTTATGTAAAAAATATACATTCAAACGATATTGCCGAAATTCTTGATTCAAAAGGAATTTGCATCAGAAGCGGTCACCATTGCTGTCAACCTCTTCATAGATACATTGGAATTAAATCGACAGCTAGAATCAGCATGAATTTTACAACAAATAAGGAAGAAATTGATATGTTTATAGAAAAATTAAAAGATACTATTGATTTTCTAAAAATCAATTCTTAA
- a CDS encoding SufD family Fe-S cluster assembly protein yields MEIIEKIKTKKSIDNQTEIQKICLDKLQSSPLPNPRSEQWRLSNKSKLSNFLHYSVNENNSKFDIPYPKNSQSTIRLIIGENYQIKLIEKNYSIQQLSEDELQKYIKEQISFFNQNENWSDLLNLSLSCKNNILGLKINGSKIPPIEVFSHASSNSLNAKTLIIFLEKNCNVELLQVNLGEDNSSLSQSTFFSLEENSSLNHGVVSYGVNESNLLNSLNVIQQKNSEYNLGSLHSKFNYARFEIRIKQSEGNAKTNIKGMQITKKDEQISTYTKIDFDGPNGFLDQINKSLADDKSHAIFEGSIIVPKIAQKTDASQLSRNLLLSNLAQIDTKPQLEIIADDVKCKHGATISQLNEEELFYMRTRGITLTEASKLQLTSYFQEIISFIPVSKDRWDLLDKLLNEN; encoded by the coding sequence ATGGAAATTATTGAAAAAATAAAAACCAAAAAATCGATTGATAATCAAACAGAAATACAAAAAATCTGTCTAGATAAATTACAATCGAGTCCCCTCCCCAATCCTAGAAGTGAACAATGGAGACTTTCAAATAAATCAAAATTATCAAACTTTTTACATTACTCAGTTAATGAAAACAATTCAAAATTTGATATACCATATCCGAAAAATTCTCAAAGTACTATTAGGTTAATAATTGGTGAGAATTACCAAATTAAACTAATAGAGAAAAATTATTCAATACAACAATTAAGTGAGGATGAATTACAAAAATATATCAAGGAACAGATATCTTTTTTTAATCAAAACGAAAATTGGAGTGACCTACTAAATCTATCTTTAAGTTGTAAAAATAATATTTTGGGATTAAAAATAAATGGATCAAAAATTCCTCCTATTGAAGTCTTTAGTCATGCATCAAGTAATTCTTTAAACGCAAAAACCCTAATAATATTTTTAGAAAAGAATTGTAATGTTGAATTATTACAAGTAAATCTTGGTGAAGACAACTCTTCATTATCTCAATCGACTTTCTTTTCTTTAGAAGAAAATAGTTCCCTAAACCATGGTGTTGTTTCTTACGGTGTAAACGAATCAAATCTATTAAATTCTCTCAATGTAATTCAACAAAAAAATAGCGAATACAATTTAGGATCTCTACATTCTAAATTTAATTATGCAAGATTTGAAATTCGTATTAAACAATCTGAAGGAAACGCTAAAACCAATATCAAAGGTATGCAAATAACAAAGAAAGATGAGCAAATTTCTACTTATACAAAAATAGACTTTGATGGGCCAAATGGATTTCTGGATCAAATAAATAAATCACTCGCTGACGATAAATCACATGCAATATTTGAAGGTTCAATAATAGTTCCGAAAATTGCCCAGAAAACTGATGCTTCTCAATTAAGCAGAAATTTACTTTTATCAAATCTCGCACAAATAGATACCAAACCTCAATTAGAAATAATTGCTGATGATGTCAAATGCAAACATGGGGCTACAATTTCACAACTAAATGAAGAAGAACTTTTTTATATGCGAACAAGAGGAATCACATTAACAGAAGCAAGTAAACTACAATTAACTTCTTACTTTCAAGAAATAATTTCATTTATTCCCGTTTCAAAAGATAGATGGGATTTGCTTGATAAACTTTTAAATGAAAATTAA
- the sufC gene encoding Fe-S cluster assembly ATPase SufC translates to MQSKMNESDPILEVKNLSASTDNLPILKGVSLTVYPGEIHAIMGRNGCGKSTLSKIIAGHPSYNITNGDIKFLGENINSLEPEARSQSGIFLGFQYPIEIPGVSNLEFLRVSTNARRKFLNKEELDTFDFEELVKEKLEIVKMDQAFLSRSVNQGFSGGEKKRNEILQMALLEPKIAILDETDSGLDIDALRIVASGIKKISNAQTGIILITHYQRLLDEIKPNYVHVMSDGQIIKTGESDLALELEKKGYEWTDNFIKET, encoded by the coding sequence ATGCAAAGTAAAATGAATGAATCAGATCCAATTTTAGAAGTTAAAAATCTCTCTGCATCTACTGATAATCTTCCAATTTTAAAAGGGGTTTCACTTACTGTCTATCCTGGAGAAATCCATGCCATTATGGGGAGAAATGGATGTGGTAAAAGTACTCTTTCAAAAATCATTGCAGGACACCCCTCATATAATATTACGAATGGCGACATAAAATTTTTAGGCGAAAACATCAACTCTCTAGAACCTGAAGCGAGATCTCAATCAGGAATTTTTCTTGGTTTTCAATATCCAATTGAGATTCCAGGTGTTAGTAATCTTGAATTTCTTAGAGTTTCAACTAATGCTAGAAGGAAATTCCTCAACAAAGAAGAATTGGATACTTTTGATTTTGAAGAATTAGTTAAAGAAAAGTTAGAAATTGTGAAAATGGATCAGGCATTCCTTTCAAGGAGTGTAAATCAAGGCTTTTCCGGAGGTGAAAAAAAAAGAAATGAGATTCTACAAATGGCTTTACTTGAGCCCAAGATAGCAATATTAGATGAGACCGATTCTGGTCTAGATATCGATGCTCTAAGAATAGTGGCATCAGGAATTAAAAAAATATCTAATGCACAAACTGGAATTATACTCATTACCCACTATCAAAGATTATTAGATGAGATTAAACCAAATTATGTCCATGTTATGTCAGACGGACAAATCATAAAAACTGGTGAGAGCGATCTTGCTCTAGAGCTTGAGAAGAAAGGGTATGAATGGACTGATAACTTTATAAAAGAGACCTAA
- the sufB gene encoding Fe-S cluster assembly protein SufB: protein MVNENLVKDVVNETYKYGFVTDIETEKIEKGLNEDIIKLISQKKEEPRFLLDFRLKAFKKWQKMKEPDWAALGYEKIDYQDIIYYSAPKQKEKISSLDEVDPKLLETFDKLGIPLTEQKKLTNVAVDAVFDSVSIATTFREELAEHGVIFCSISEAVKNHADLIEKYLGTVVPASDNYFAALNSAVFSDGSFVYIPKGVTCPMDLSSYFRINSGDSGQFERTLIIAEESSSVSYLEGCTAPMFDTNTLHAAVVELIALDDASIKYSTVQNWYAGDEEGIGGIFNFVTKRGKCLGKRSKISWSQVETGSAITWKYPSCLLLGEESVGEFYSVALTNNLQQADTGTKMIHIGPKTKSTIVSKGISAGNSKNSYRGLVKMGTKATGSRNYSQCDSMLIGDQASANTFPYIKSQQPNSEIEHEASTCRISEEQLFYLQSRGIEFEEAVSMMVSGFCRDVFNQLPMEFAAEADKLLALKLEGSVG, encoded by the coding sequence ATGGTCAACGAAAATTTAGTTAAAGATGTAGTAAACGAAACTTACAAATATGGGTTCGTTACTGATATTGAAACTGAAAAAATAGAAAAAGGTTTAAATGAAGATATTATAAAATTAATTTCACAGAAAAAAGAAGAGCCAAGATTTCTTCTCGATTTTAGATTAAAAGCCTTTAAAAAATGGCAAAAAATGAAAGAGCCTGATTGGGCAGCATTAGGATATGAAAAAATTGATTATCAAGATATTATTTATTACTCTGCTCCTAAGCAAAAAGAAAAAATTTCTAGCTTAGATGAAGTTGATCCCAAACTTCTTGAGACTTTTGACAAATTAGGAATACCCCTCACGGAGCAAAAAAAACTCACAAATGTAGCAGTAGATGCTGTCTTTGATAGTGTTTCCATAGCAACAACTTTTAGAGAAGAACTTGCTGAGCATGGAGTTATATTTTGCTCAATTAGTGAAGCAGTAAAAAATCACGCGGATTTGATTGAAAAATATTTAGGTACAGTTGTTCCAGCTAGTGATAATTATTTTGCAGCACTAAATTCTGCAGTTTTTAGTGATGGTTCTTTTGTTTATATCCCAAAAGGTGTTACCTGCCCTATGGATCTATCTTCCTACTTCAGAATTAATAGTGGAGATTCGGGACAATTCGAAAGAACACTAATCATTGCTGAAGAATCAAGTTCTGTAAGTTATCTAGAAGGTTGTACGGCTCCGATGTTTGATACAAATACCCTGCATGCAGCAGTTGTAGAGCTTATAGCATTAGACGATGCCTCAATAAAATATTCAACAGTGCAAAATTGGTATGCTGGTGATGAAGAAGGTATTGGCGGAATTTTTAACTTTGTCACCAAGAGAGGAAAATGTTTAGGTAAGAGAAGTAAAATTAGCTGGTCTCAAGTTGAAACAGGGTCTGCAATTACATGGAAATATCCTAGCTGTCTTCTTTTAGGAGAAGAATCTGTAGGGGAATTTTATTCAGTTGCTCTCACCAATAATCTTCAGCAAGCAGATACCGGTACAAAAATGATCCATATTGGTCCTAAGACCAAATCAACTATTGTTAGCAAAGGTATTAGTGCAGGTAACTCAAAAAATAGCTATAGAGGTCTTGTCAAAATGGGAACAAAAGCTACAGGATCAAGAAATTACAGTCAATGTGATTCAATGTTAATAGGGGATCAAGCTTCTGCAAATACATTCCCTTACATCAAATCTCAACAACCCAATTCTGAAATTGAGCATGAAGCAAGTACATGCAGAATTTCAGAAGAGCAACTTTTTTATCTCCAAAGCAGAGGTATAGAATTTGAGGAGGCAGTATCTATGATGGTCAGCGGTTTTTGCAGAGATGTATTTAATCAATTACCTATGGAATTTGCTGCTGAAGCAGATAAGTTACTGGCACTTAAACTTGAGGGATCAGTAGGTTAA